One window of Metopolophium dirhodum isolate CAU chromosome 3, ASM1992520v1, whole genome shotgun sequence genomic DNA carries:
- the LOC132940783 gene encoding ubiquitin-conjugating enzyme E2 H: MSSPSAGKRRMDTDVIKLIESKHEVTLLNGLNEFCVKLYGPRGTPYEGGLWKVRVHLPEHYPFKSPSIGFINKIYHPNIDEVSGTVCLDVINQAWTALYDLLNIFESFLPQLLAYPNPIDPLNGDAAALYLHKPEQYKKRVEEYVKKYATEEALKDDGNAGSDSDESSMSEFSESEAQDMEL; this comes from the coding sequence ATGTCTTCACCTAGTGCCGGCAAGCGCCGTATGGACACAGATGTCATAAAACTGATAGAAAGCAAACATGAGGTTACACTTTTAAACGGCTTGAATGAGTTTTGTGTTAAACTCTATGGACCACGTGGTACTCCATACGAAGGTGGCTTATGGAAAGTTCGAGTTCATCTTCCTGAACATTATCCATTTAAATCTCCTTCAATTggctttattaataaaatttaccaTCCAAACATTGATGAAGTATCTGGTACTGTTTGTCTCGATGTAATCAACCAAGCTTGGACTGCTTTATATGACCTGCTTAATATTTTTGAGTCGTTTCTGCCCCAGCTGCTTGCCTACCCAAATCCAATAGATCCATTAAATGGTGATGCTGCAGCTTTGTATTTGCATAAACCTGAACAGTATAAAAAGCGTGTTGaagaatatgtaaaaaaatatgctacTGAAGAAGCGCTCAAAGATGATGGAAATGCTGGTTCAGATAGCGATGAATCATCTATGTCGGAGTTTAGTGAAAGTGAAGCACAAGACATGGAGCTATAG
- the LOC132940782 gene encoding tRNA N(3)-methylcytidine methyltransferase METTL6, whose protein sequence is MDDYSNNNSRYQEETTNPVQLSEHDQAILAKQNSRMVSSFKAQEIEKNSKKHWDIFYKNNGNRFFKDRHWTTREFSELLGDDIHQKHILEIGCGVGNFIYPLLADGLNAIFYACDFSPRAIECLKSNPSYDPSFINAFNCDIVTDELITKIPENSLDLVTAIFVLSAIHPDNHRTVVSNIHKVLKYGGLLLFRDYGIYDMAQLRFKPGHKIADNFYMRQDGTRSYFFSIEYFQSLMETNGFVECSNKYVCKRTVNIKEDVDVPRRFIQATFSKRLSTDV, encoded by the exons ATGGATGactatagcaataataatagtagatatCAAGAAGAGACAACCAACCCAGTTCAATTAAGTGAACATGATCAGGCTATTCTTGCCAAACAAAATTCACGGATGGTGTCATCATTCAAAGcacaagaaattgaaaaaaattcaaaaaaacattgGGATATTTTCTATAAGAACAACGGAAATCGTTTCTTTAAAGATAGGCACTGGACAACCAGAGAGTTTTCTGAATTACTTGGAGATGATATTCATCAAAAACATATATTAGAAATCGGGTGTGGGGTTGGAAATTTTATATATCCACTTCTTGCTGATGGATTGAATGCTATATTCTATGCATGTGATTTTTCGCCAAGAGCTATCGAATGCTTGAAATCAAATCCTTCTTATGATCCATCATTTATTAATGCGTTTAATTGTGATATTGTTACGGACGAATTGATCACCAAAATACCTGAAAATAGTTTGGATTTGGTAACTGCCATATTTGTATTGTCAGCTATTCATCCAGACAATCATCGTACAGTTGTATCAAATATTCATAAAGTACTAAAATACGGAggactattattatttcgagaCTATGGCATTTATGACATGGCACAACTGAGATTCAAACCAGGACACAAGATAGCAGACAATTTTTACATGCGTCAAGATGGTACAAG GTCATATTTTTTCTCGattgaatattttcaaagtcTAATGGAAACTAATGGGTTCGTAGAATGTTCTAATAAGTATGTGTGTAAAAGGACGGTTAACATCAAAGAAGATGTTGATGTACCGAGGCGATTTATTCAAGCAACATTTTCCAAGCGGTTGTCTACAGATgtctaa
- the LOC132940246 gene encoding rab-like protein 6 codes for MFSTLKRLANKTVEKDTTVNTTSHPKALPQDLQRSFSKGIQYNLKLVIKGDRNVGKTCLWNRLQGKPFLANYEETDEIQVAHIQWNYKNTEDVVKVEVWDVVDKGKRRPLSSSKSCDVLKTEHDKVKLSPIPVEDTPVLDAELVDVYRCTNGVLLVLDITKRWTLDYVYNELPKIPDNIPVLVLGNHCDMNHHRSINGEEIIYHLKTLDRGTPIRYAEVSMSNGFGLRLIYKWIGISFLQLQRENIINHLETNGSETKIMTMELDVYQQSNEANYDEFLSRLSKQRRADAENKSVAPTLPLPLLNKPSPNIKDVKSPVENSKIIDSKTQDIAQKMFPGNKSNVVQTELRKDIKTLKEEPFIKTPSIININNLDDFVPDDELDKSFLEDSGHGDIVVKTSKETEIHSDESDDDCGNPMVAGYQADVDPDDFTPDIDRIKIEKNNVESNDINNWSSIQNTTRPRPEGGEDEESKQRVDGLSNVSKKVKEKKAKGKNEKKNKKKTNSPKSEYENLECFLNDD; via the exons atgttttcaacacTGAAACGTTTGGCAAACAAAACCGTAGAAAAAGATACAACTGTTAATACAACTTCTCATCCAAAAGCATTGCCTCAGGATTTACAACGATCTTTTTCTAAAGGAATTCAATACAACT taaaattagttattaaagGAGATAGAAATGTTGGTAAAACTTGTTTATGGAACCGTTTACAAGGAAAGCCATTTCTAGCAAATTATGAAGAGACAGACGAAATCCAA gtTGCTCATATTCAATGGAATTATAAGAACACAGAAGATGTTGTAAAAGTTGAAGTATGGGATGTAGTTGATAAAGGAAAAAGACGACCATTATCGTCTTCAAAGTCATGTGATGTTCTAAAAACGGAGCatgataaagttaaattatctCCTATACCAGTAGAAGATACTCCAGTTCTAGATGCCGAACTAGTTGATGTTTACCGTTGTACAAATGGTGTCTTACTAGTATTGGATATCACTAAAAGAtg gACATTGGATTACGTATACAATGAACTTCCTAAAATTCCAGATAATATTCCAGTATTAGTATTAGGTAACCATTGTGATATGAACCATCATCGAAGTATCAATGGAGaggaaattatttatcatttgaaGACTCTAGACAg GGGTACACCTATCCGGTATGCTGAAGTTTCAATGTCAAATGGTTTTGGTTTACGGCTAATTTATAAATGGATTGGTATTTCATTTTTGCAACTCCAACGGGAAaacataataaatcatttagaaACAAATGGAAGTGAAACAAAAATTATGACCATGGAGTTGGATGTTTATCAGCAGAGTAATGAAGCAAATTATGACGA atttttatctaGATTATCTAAACAACGAAGAGCTGATGCGGAAAATAAATCAGTGGCCCCTACTTTACCTTtacctttattaaataaaccatCACCAAATATAAAAGATGTTAAATCTCCagttgaaaattcaaaaattatagatTCCAAAACTCAAGATATTGCACAAAAAATGTTTCCTGGAAATAAGTCTAATGTAGTGCAAACAGAATTAA ggAAAGATATCAAAACACTTAAAGAAGAACCTTTTATAAAAACTCCTTCGATAATAAACATTAACAACTTGGATGACTTTGTTCCTGATGATGAATTagataaatcatttttagaagATTCAGGTCATGGGGATATTGTTGTTAAAACATCTAAAGAAACAGAGATACATTCTGATGAAAG TGACGATGATTGTGGAAATCCAATGGTAGCAGGTTATCAAGCCGATGTAGATCCTGATGATTTTACGCCAGATATTGATAGAATTAAG aTTGAAAAGAACAATGTTGAATCAAATGATATAAACAATTGGTCCTCTATTCAAAATACTACAAGACCAAGACCAGAAGGTGGTGAAGATGAAGAATCCAAACAACGTGTAGATGGATTAAGTAATGTTAGTAAAAag gtaaaagaaaaaaaagccaagggtaaaaatgaaaaaaagaataaaaagaaGACTAATAGTCCTAAATCCGAGTATGAGAATTTGGAATGTTTTTTGAATGATGATTAA